GATGCGACTGCGGGGATCAGCGGTGAGAACTTCGACCTCAGGGGCTTCTATCTGCCACCATATATCCCATTCGATGTATGGCTGGATGTGGATTTCTCTCCCGGCTGCTATGTGATGAGCGCCTATGCCCGGGATTCCGGTGGTCCGTTCTATGACTATTCGTCCGGAGGTATTACATTCGAGGGGGAATGCGGGACATTCGGCGTCGGCGCGAGCGATCGGTGCTTCGATTATTGCTCAGGGGGCAATCAGCGTTGGCCCCTCTACATAACTTATGATGAGTGCCTCTTTGGGGAGGATGCTGTCGATATCTGTCCCGGCAGTAACTACGGCGACTTCGAACTCGATTGCTCGCACTACAGTCATTGTCGTCCGCCAACACCGACCGCCACACCCAGTCCGACGCCTACGCCCAGTTGCGTGGCGGAACCTGTTCCGGCCGTCTTGGAATCCTCTGTCGGCGCAATTCCCGAGGCAACGACGTTTACTTTGACTCTTCGGCCGGAAGCGGATGATTGGCCCTCAACCATCACCGTGGTTCAGTGGTACACAGACTACGGATACCTCGATACAACAACAACGCCGACGCTCGATGTCGCGGTTACTCCTCCCGTCCCTCCGAGCATGAAGTTCCTCGGCAAGGCAGTGGGCGAACCGCAGTATCCCTATTGCGACGTATGGGAAAGCGAAACGGCGAGCCTGATCTTGTTGGCCGCCACGCCGACGCCATCCCCCACGCCTCCATCACCGTCTGGATGGTTGATGGGTGCCGCGCCGACGGCATCCGAGCCGAACGCGATCAGCATGAGATTGAAGTGAAGAACTGACTGGGTTGGCGGCTACTCTTTGTTCGCGCGCGCGACGAGGCCGCTGCCTTCTTCGATGGACCAATTGCCCTTCGAGTTGCCGCTCAATTGGCACTGCTCGATCGAGCCTTCGGCCGACTGGCGGGCGCGCACGCCGTAGGTTCCGTTGTCTGCGATGCGGCACCCGCGCAGGTGCGGTTCGCCGGAGGTCTTGATGTAAACGCCTTCGCGTTCGTTGTTGGAGATCGTGCAGCGCTCGAAGCTGCCGCGGCCTTGCTTCGTGATGTTGAGTCCACGGCACGAGTTCGCCAGTTGCGTCTCGCGCACGACGGGTCGCGCGCCACCGGTCACGCCGATGGCGGCCTTGCCCATGCCGGTTACTCGGCAGCGTTCCACAATACCGCCGGCTTCGCGCCAGAAGTAGAACCCGGCCTCGGGCGAATCATGGATCGAGCATTCCAGGAACGATGGATTCGTCGGACCTTCGACGACCACTGCGGAGAGCGTGTCGCTGGAGAAATCGCAATTCTCGAACGTCGACTTGCCACTCTTCACATGACAGGCGAATCCCGGCATGCCCTCGGCGCGCCCGACTTGACGAATCGTGATGCCATAGACAGCCGCGTAGTGGGCGGTGCATTCCAAGGTAGCTTCTGCCGTGCTGGTCAGAATAATGCGGTGCTCGGGGCCTTCGCCGACGATCTCGATGTTCCGGCCGATCTCGACGGGGCCCTGGTAGTTCCCCGGCCGAACAATGATTCGGGTTCCATCCATGACGGCGCGGACGGCATCCGCCAGTTGGCGGTACTGACCCTCACCCATTTCAGCCACTACGACCGTCCGCAGCGGGTCCATCCCCGGCTGCCATTCGGTCGCCGTGGGGATGCGATCGTTTCGGCTTTGGAATCGATCGCGATCGCCCTCGCGGAGCGTCTCGATGTCCTCCGGCGGCGGGAGCGACGGGATCATGTCCTCGCCGCTGGGCAGCGCCATGCCGAGAGCCTCGGCCCAGGTCGTCGCGACACCGCGGGCGGTGTTCTCCGGCAGGCCAAAACGAGTCAGGTCGCCGATGGCTAACTCCAATACCGAGAGGGTGTCGAAATCCGCGTCCGAGCCCGTCAACCGGTCGCAGGCGCCGCTCTGGACAGCCAGCGAGAGCAGCTCCGCCGTGGGGGCTTCGACGCCAACGTCCAGCAGCGCCTGGCGGCATTGATCGGCATCGTGGACCACGCTCGATCCGTGGAGGTCGACGAGGCGGGCCAGCGTATCGGAGGAGGAACTCATGATCGGATTCCGGGCAGAGGGTAAGTTAGCCCAGCCCTATCCGATCGACCCTGGGGGCACAAGCGGCAAAACTAGAGGGTGAACCCGCCGGGGTTGCGCTGGGTGCGGATCACGTCGCCGTTGCTGATCGTGCCATTCGTCGGATCGTATACGCCGTTGATGATCTCCGTGGGGCCGACGCGGTCCGGCGCCATGTCCTTTCGGTCCTGGTCCGGGCCATTTGCGAACATGACCCACGCGCCATAGGCGTCCGAACGGACCTGCATCGGCGCCATCAAGTCAACATCGGCAGCAGCGGCCAACCTGTGGGTGTAGTCCCAATTCTGGTAGTAGATGTAGGACTGCTCCGGTGAAGGCTGCAGCCCTGGATCGGCGAACACATCGACGAAGATGGTCGTGACGTAGGACACGGGCGTGGTCACCGCTGCGGGCAGGAAGTTGTGCGCGTACATGTTGTGCATGTAGGTCGGCATGGGATAGCGAATCGAGAAGTCCGATGCCATTACCGCCGCCGGCAGAGGCGGCATGTTGTAGTCGACCGTGTAGGCCTCCACGGCCGTCGCCATCGCACGCATGTCCGACATGGTGCGCGAGACCTTCGAGCGCGTTTGTGCTTCGAGGAAATTGGGAACAGCGATCGCCGCCAAGATAGCGATGATGGCCACGACGATGAGAAGTTCGATGAGAGTGAATGCCCGCGTATTCCGCATCCGAAATAAGGTGCCCTCCAAGTGTGATGGAGGAGCATAGAAACAAGTTCGGGACCATCACGGTTTGGGGATGGAGCGCGGGATCCTATAGCATTTGTCGGCGAGAGGGATCAGTCAGCCTCCGGAGCCTTCGTCGGCAGGCTGAAGGTGAACGTCGAACCGACGGCGATTTCGCTTTCGACCCAGATGTGGCCGCCGTGGGCTTCGACGATGCGTTTGCAGATGGCGAGGCCAAGGCCGGTGCTTTTCTCCCCTGCCGTCGGCTTCACGCTGCAGCGCCCGAAGTCCATGAACAGCTTCGGCAGTTCCTGCTCGGGGATGCCCTGGCCCTGGTCGGCCACACTGATCTCGATCGTCTCGGGCTCCGCACCCATGCGCGCGCTGACGGTTACCTGGGTGCCGGGGAAGGAGAACTTCAGCGCGTTCGTCACGAGATTCCCAAGCACCTGCCCGACCCGGTGTCCGTCAAACCAGGCCGTCCCAAGATCGTCGGGCACATCCAGGATCACGTCGATCGTCTTTGCCTGACCGAGAATTGCGGAGGAATCGTGGAACTCCTGCAAGTACGGCACGACCTCGATCGTTTCGGGTTCCAGGACAAGCCGGCCGGCTTCGATGGCGCTGATGTCGAGCAGATCGTTTACGAGATTAATCATCGTCTCGCAGGCTCGATCCATGGACTTCATGATCTGCCCCTGCTCCGCGGGCAGTTCGCCCAAAGCGCCCATCAGGTGCAGCCCGACGTAGCCTTTGATGATGTTGAGGGGATTGCGCAGGTCATGGACGATCACGCCGAGGAACTTGTTCTTCAGTTCATTCAGGTCGACGAGCTGTTGGTAGAGTCGGCTCTTCTCGACGATCATGGAGAGCTGTCCGGCGATCTGGCGGAAGATCTCAACGTGGACGTCGCGGTACGTGTTCGGCTGCATACTGCTGAAGAACATGAAGCCGATCGGCCGCCCCATGGCGATCAGCGGGCATGTCAGGCTGGAGCGCATGCCTTCCTTCACCACTAACTCGGTCGAACGCGATGTTGGATGCTCGGCCAGGTAGGCCTCGAGGTCATTCAGGATGCGCGGCTGGCCGGTTTCCATGATAGTCTGGAGGCTGCTGCCTTCCATCGGTGCGGTGAAGCCCTTGGTCAGGAAAACATCCTTGGCCCGAGTGCGGGCCCAGTGGGCCTGAACGGCGCGACCTTCGTCCTGGAGAAGCGAGAAGCCGATGCGATCATACGGAATCACCGGATCGAAGGACTCGTAGACGTGCGAGAGCACTTCGTCTAGGAGGAGACCCTTATTGATCTGCTCGGTGATCTCACTCAGATTCCTGATCTGTTGAAACTTGTTGTCGAGAGTCTTCCCCAGGTTGGCCAAGGCTTCGCCCAGACGTCCCACCTCGTCGGGATCGCCGATGGGGAGTTCGGACTGAAACTGCCCCTGGATCATCCGCTGGGCAGCGTCGGAGTAGGTCGGTATTCTGGGGTCGACGGAATGCGCGTCGCGATCAGTCATTGGTGGCCTCCACCCCTTTGATGTCAGTATGCGTTTACTGCTGCTTCCCTCCTGTCCGCAACCCTGTTCCAGACTTGTCATGCCTTTCGGGGCATAAATTGGTTGCTACTGCTGCCCGGCAGTCAATAAACGATACTCACAATGACAAATTCTTCAGAGCGCGCGAGGTGGTGCCAATGTCACCAACTGCCTTGTATGTGGTGTCCGTCTTATTCGGGATGCTGTTTCTTCCTGTGGGGCGCGAATCCGCAGTCGAAATGACTCCAATGGGA
This genomic stretch from bacterium harbors:
- a CDS encoding right-handed parallel beta-helix repeat-containing protein; translated protein: MSSSSDTLARLVDLHGSSVVHDADQCRQALLDVGVEAPTAELLSLAVQSGACDRLTGSDADFDTLSVLELAIGDLTRFGLPENTARGVATTWAEALGMALPSGEDMIPSLPPPEDIETLREGDRDRFQSRNDRIPTATEWQPGMDPLRTVVVAEMGEGQYRQLADAVRAVMDGTRIIVRPGNYQGPVEIGRNIEIVGEGPEHRIILTSTAEATLECTAHYAAVYGITIRQVGRAEGMPGFACHVKSGKSTFENCDFSSDTLSAVVVEGPTNPSFLECSIHDSPEAGFYFWREAGGIVERCRVTGMGKAAIGVTGGARPVVRETQLANSCRGLNITKQGRGSFERCTISNNEREGVYIKTSGEPHLRGCRIADNGTYGVRARQSAEGSIEQCQLSGNSKGNWSIEEGSGLVARANKE
- a CDS encoding prepilin-type N-terminal cleavage/methylation domain-containing protein, translating into MRNTRAFTLIELLIVVAIIAILAAIAVPNFLEAQTRSKVSRTMSDMRAMATAVEAYTVDYNMPPLPAAVMASDFSIRYPMPTYMHNMYAHNFLPAAVTTPVSYVTTIFVDVFADPGLQPSPEQSYIYYQNWDYTHRLAAAADVDLMAPMQVRSDAYGAWVMFANGPDQDRKDMAPDRVGPTEIINGVYDPTNGTISNGDVIRTQRNPGGFTL
- a CDS encoding GAF domain-containing sensor histidine kinase — encoded protein: MTDRDAHSVDPRIPTYSDAAQRMIQGQFQSELPIGDPDEVGRLGEALANLGKTLDNKFQQIRNLSEITEQINKGLLLDEVLSHVYESFDPVIPYDRIGFSLLQDEGRAVQAHWARTRAKDVFLTKGFTAPMEGSSLQTIMETGQPRILNDLEAYLAEHPTSRSTELVVKEGMRSSLTCPLIAMGRPIGFMFFSSMQPNTYRDVHVEIFRQIAGQLSMIVEKSRLYQQLVDLNELKNKFLGVIVHDLRNPLNIIKGYVGLHLMGALGELPAEQGQIMKSMDRACETMINLVNDLLDISAIEAGRLVLEPETIEVVPYLQEFHDSSAILGQAKTIDVILDVPDDLGTAWFDGHRVGQVLGNLVTNALKFSFPGTQVTVSARMGAEPETIEISVADQGQGIPEQELPKLFMDFGRCSVKPTAGEKSTGLGLAICKRIVEAHGGHIWVESEIAVGSTFTFSLPTKAPEAD